Genomic segment of Pseudoalteromonas sp. NC201:
ACTCGACTAAGTTGGTATCTATCATATCGGTGGAAAAGATACTCGAAGCAACTCCCAGTCCATGCACTAACATAACCGGGCCCTTGTCACCGCCACGATAACGAGTCAGCGATAGCTGCACATGATCAGCTGTATCAAACAAGTATACTTCAGGTGTTGGAGCCCTTAGCGGCCGTTTTTTGCGCACCAATTCACCACTGTGCGTTTTTTCTTGGTAAAAAATACTGCCGTAACTTTGATATAGAGTGCCCGCAAAAAATTGCCCAAAGCGTGCGATGGCTTTTAAGCGAGCCGCTTTACTCTCGGCATGACTTACACGAATAGTGGCAAGCTGCGTCACAAAATCAATCGGCGCTATCTTCATAATACCGTGACCACATACGGCCCCTTGAGTATCTTCTCCTTCATGAATATCAACAAATAAGGTTGTAGTATCATCCCAAAGATCGAGAGAGTGAGGGTCGTCTTTGATTAACTTAAAGGCATTAAAGAAGTACTGCTTGCCATCCTCCGCCATTAAATTCATTTTATAGATCATCTTCCGAGTATTTGGAGGAAAGGCCTGACGCTCAAACAAACGAAACTCACCATTGCGAACGATCAGTGGTTTATCAGAAAGCACATTACACTCAACGCGACCCGAAATATGCGCTTTATGTTGTGGGTCGGTCAACATCACCTCTAGATCCATCGAGGTGACCGTCAATACAAAAGACAGCGTTTGGTTTGTTTCTTGGCCCAGCTGATAGGCAGCCAAGTAGGTTTGTAAAGAGGTAGTACTTGGCTCTACCACGCGGCTAAAATAGCCCTGCATTCGCTCTGTAAACGCCAACCCTGTTGTAGTCGGCTCAGCGGTACGGGAGCGGCTTGACGGCAATTGATAGTCAATTTGCCAATCACGGTCCTTGGCGATAAGCGCACAGCAGCGCTCTGTCAATGCACTTATCGTAAGCAGCGGATTGACCGCAAGCGACGTTGGAATGATGGCACCATCTGACACATAGAGCGAGTCGTAACAGGCATCACTCTCTCCCGTAAACACTTGCCCTTTATGATTCACCACCCCTTCGGAACCCGTCTCAGCAAGCCGACAGCCACCTAAAGGATGAACTGTAACCAAGCGATTATTCAACCACGGTGACCAAATTGGGTTTTTAACATAGGTGCCACCGAGCGCTGCTGTCGCTTGAAGCAGCTTTTCACTCGCATGATGAAAATTAGGCTGAGCTCCTAACTCAGGCCAACGGATGTTCAACTTGTCTTGCTCTAAAGTTATGACACCTTGGCTATCGTCATGGCTCATTACTAAGTAGGTCTGAGTATGTTTTACCGCACCATGATAAGCGCCTCGCCATTGGCTTTGCCATACTCTCGCTTGCTCCTCCAAAGCGTCATAAAAACCATGATCCGTGTCGAGTCCAACTACACCCGCTGCACTTGCAAGCGCAGTTGGTAACACTCCTGCCATGGCGCCAGGTAAACTACCCTCTTCAATAATCATTTGTTGTGCGCGTTCGCTCGCTTCACGGAGATCGATTGCACTGGTGATACAAGGTCCTGTAGGCGCTTTGCCTTCTGGTTCTAGATTGCCAACCCCAACACCACCGATTTCGCTGTCGCAGTTATAGCCAAAACCCAACATATCGCCATTACCGGTAAAATGCTGACCAAGTTGCGAAGAGATAGCCAAACCGCGACTTTGGCTACGCAATAGAATTTCATTACTACCCAGCGTGCCAGCGGCCAAGATCACAATATCCGCCTCAACAAATAACGGGGCTGCAGAAAAGCATTCTGCGCCGGTTCCCATGTCTTGGTAAAACACCCGCCAACCAGAGTCGATTTTCTCAAGGTAGCGTACACTGGCCTGACAATAAATTTCTGCGCCATGATTCCAAGCATCCGGTAAGTAATTCATTCGGGTGGTATTTTTGGCATTGAAATTACAGCCAGACACACAGTCTCCGCAGTTATTACATGCTTGCTGCTCAACACCCACATGGTTAATGCCATCTTCTGGGGTCGCAAAACATACATTGATTGGTACTTTATTAAAGGGAGCTTCTAATGCATTTGCCGACTGCTGGTGAGCCTTAAGTTTATTCAAAGTTGGGTAATGTTCAGGGTATAAGGCAGGCTTCAGCATCTCTCGAGCCCGCGAGAATCCCTCTTCCAACAAACCATCCTCATCATCTCGGATCGCGTGTGGCCATACTGGATCTCTCAGTACTGCATCTACTGGGGGCAAAGCAACATTGGCATTGATAAGAGAAGTACCACCTAAGCCACAACCGACGACGACATTCTGTTCACGGTGCATATGAATATCAAATAATCCCAAATGAGAGCCCTTGTGCCCTGTTTGGCTATTAAACTGCAACTCACCAGCGGCCTCCAACTCGGTATCCGGAAATTCTCCCGTTAAAAACTCGCGCCCTCGCTCAAGTAGGCAGACTGATTTTCCGGCTCTCGCCATGCGTGACGCAGCGATAGAGCCACCATAACCACTACCAATAACAAGTACATCGTAATGCGGCTGAATTGCCGCCAGAGGTGAAGAAATTGGTTTCATTTGCTTGATTCCCTCTTCTTATTTTCGCTCACCACCTTGCCCGTGGCGATGCTATCCGTGAAGTATCCTCCATCGGAGGCATACTGACCCTAGCAATAAGAGTAGAGCATTTATTGCACAATGGTGCAGTACACTGGTTAAATAATCCGGAGGATCAGCGGCAACAATAACAAACACCCCACCCCCCAAAGAATTTTATTGTTTGTCAGCAAGGCTGCGCGATACCCCACCATCAACCCAAGGGAGCCCAGCTTTGGCACCAGCCAAAACAACAATCCAGAAAATAGCAGTGTTCCTGTGATCACCAACAGGCCCTCAAGCACACCACCGAGTTGATAACGGCTCAGCCAAAGCGCCAAGGCAATAATCACGCTTTGATGCCAGAGATAGATGGGAAACACCACTTTATTGAGCCTCGTAAGCAGCGGATGAGGACGGTTAAGATAACGCGCTGCTAATGCCAATATCAACAACACTGCGCACACACGCTGCAACACCAACACAAGACTCCCACCCCAAGTAATGAAGGTAGTGCGCGTGTCTTGCTGCAACCAGTAAAAATGATATAAAAGCAAAATAATCATGGCGTTGACGGCACAAACCCACAGCAGCACTTTACCTTGTCGAGCAAGCCAAGCCCAAAACCGATTATGCTTAGCAAGCAGATAACCTGCGAGCAGAAAAACAAACCCCTGAAATTCTCTTTTGCTATCACCTTCCAATGCCAACTGAGCCCAGAGTAAGCTTGCAAAAGCCAGCACGCTTAGTAGATAAGTTAACCAGCGCAAAGTGATACAATGCCGGAGCATTACTTGAAGCTTAGAATTAAAGACGATATGCAGTACAGCAAGGAGCAAAGTAAAACGCCATAATTCTCGCAAATACCACAAGTGATTGACATCGACATGGGGCCAAATACCGCTTTGATATTGACTAAATAAAGGACTGTTAAAATCAATAAACTGTTTGTAAAAATCAACATACCCGAGCGTTAATCCAGCATTTTGCTGCATTTCTGCGTACAGTTGCACTGGCACAACAACCCATATGCCAAATAATAGTGGGAGCAATAACAAAGGAGTACGAAAGAGCATGGCTGTGCATGCTCCTTGTTTATCAAAAATATATCTAAGCGCAACTCCCGAGATAAACCAGATAAGCAACATGCGCCATGGTGAGATCACTAACATCAGATATTCTAGCCAAACCGAAGTATAAGCACTTTTGTAGTGAAAACCCCAGTTAGGTACATATAACATAGCGGTGTGATAAAAAATGAGTATTGTAAATGCAATAACACGCAGCCAGTCTAGCTCTACTCGCCGATTTAAATGATCCATGTTATTTTCTTTTTGAAAGTAAACTTACCCCTACAGTGCGCCAATACAGCGTACAAACAAACGAAATTTGCTTAAATAACAATAGCTAGGGATAAACCGTGGAATAGAGGGATAAAATAAGTGACCGCTTTGCGTCCAGTTGCTAGAGTAAAAGAAAAACTCAAACCATGATGTTTTCACGTACCTTTATTCAGCAATACCACCCTTTGATGGCAATGGCATTACTCGCCCTCTTTCTGGCGATTAATAGCACCTTAAATGCCATTACTCTGATCATGGATGCCAACCGAGATGCGCAGCTCGATTTTGCGCTGTGGGAACCTTTCGTGTGGGAATATACCAGTGCAGCTGCCAGCTTAGCCTTAATTCCCGTCATATCTTGGTATTTAAACGCATTTCCTTGGCAGTGGCATAAACCTGTTAACGTCGCTTTTAGCTTTTTTATGGCCTCACTGTTATTTTGTTTTGGCCATGTTGGCATCATGGTGTTATTACGTGAAACGATTTATTTTAGTTTGCAACTAGATTACAACTTTCACCTTTCTTGGTTTGAGCTTATCTATGAATATCAAAAAGATGCATGGAGTTTGGTGTTCTTTATTGCACTCATAAAAGGTTATCAATTTAGTGTCTCCCATATGCTTGGTGAAGCATCTCCGATAAAACAAGAAAGCGATGAAGGTGAAACACTCCACAAACCTATTCATCACTTATTGGTACGTAAGCTTGGTAAAGAATTTATCGTTAAAGTTGAAGAGGTTGAGTGGTTACAGTCGTCTGGAAATTACGTCAATCTACACGTAAATGGCCGCATTTATCCGCTACGCTCGACGCTTGCTACTTTATGTCAGCGCTTAGACCCCGTTGGCTTCGTGCGTATTCATCGCTCTTTTGCTATTAATGTGTCTAAAGTGGTAAGTATTACGCCGCTTGCCAGCGGTGACAGTGAAATCGCATTGCAAAGTGGGAAAGTATTAACGCTCTCGCGAACCTATAAAACACAATTTAAGCACCAACTACGCATTGAATAAATGGGCAATACACGATCAGTGAGCAATCGCGTGTTATTGCGTTAATTCCATTAATCAATGATAAATGCTGTAACGCTAAAGTTCATTTTGTATCCATTTCATCGCTCTACACTACACAGCCGCAACAGGTAAGGTGCCTATTTTTGCATTTGCACCGAATTTATATACAATCTTATGCGGTTCAGATGCCTCATTGGACTGCATAATAAAAGGATAATAAAAAAGGCTCTATGAAAAACCTCATCACTCCATTACTCGCAGCAATCCTGCTCCTAAATGGCTGTAGCCAAATACAGCAACCTCAACAGGATGAACCAACGCCAGATAACTCCGTGCGAACTGGTGTAAATAAACCAAAAAATACAGTCAAAGACGAAGCTAAAACGGTGGTTAAAACGCCATATGATCCGCTCGCAATTGATGATTTATGGCTCCGCATTAAAGATCAGCTCAGCTTTGCCGATTCCGATGATAAGCGTGTAAAACAACGGATTGATTGGTATCTCAGGCATCCAAACTATATGGATACCATCAGTGAACGTGCAGCGCCGCTACTTTATTACTTAGTAGAAGAAGTCGAAAAGCGCGATATGCCAATAGAGCTTGCATTGATGCCGCTAATTGAAAGCGACTTTAATACCCAGGCCTACTCTCACAAGCATGCTTCGGGTTTGTGGCAACTCACACCGCTGATTGCAAAACATTATGATGCCAAGATCAACGCTTGGTATGACGGCCGCCAAGATATCGTAGACTCGACCCGTGTCGCATTGGACTTTTTGCAATACCTCCACAAACGTTTTGATGGTGATTGGTATCATGCCATTGCCGCCTATAACACAGGTGAAGGTAGAGTGCTTGCAGCCATTGAACGAAATAAAAAAGCAGGTAAACCAACTGACTTTTTCCATTTGAAGCTACCGCGCCAAACAAGTCACTACGTACCAAAGCTACTTGCGGCATCACAACTGCTAAAGCATGACTTAATGAAGTTTCCTAAGATCCCTAATCGTTCGTTAATCAGCGTTATAAAACTCGAACAACAAGCTATTTTATCTGATCTTAAAGGTTGGAAAGAAGTCGAGGTATTAAATCCAGGCTATGCACGTTTTCCTGCATTACTCGGCGGCCCTGAGCATATTGTAGTCCCCACAGCGCGCGTATCAGAGTGGCAAACCATGCTCACACACTTACCAAAAATGCCCGCGAATACATGGCAACATTATACTATCCGACGTGGAGACTCTCTTAGCACCATTGCAAAGCGCTACTCGCTAACTGTCGCCGAATTAAAAGCCTTTAATCAGTTAAAGAGTGACCGTATTCGTGCAGGAAAAAAGCTAATTTTGCCCATTTTGGCAGACAAACAACTGGACTATCAGATCAAACACGGCGATAGTTTATGGCGCATTGCGAAACAATTTAATGTCAGTGTCGCTAAGCTAAAGCAATGGAATCAGCTTTCGACAGATAGACTGAAAATTGGCGATACGTTACTCGTATTTCTGTCGCCCTAGGGCGTAATATCAGTTGGATAAATATGTCAGAACATAATAATAACTCACACTCTGAAGATTTGACCGAAGAGAAACGCACTGAGCGCCTAAACCCATCTCCACATAATTCAAGACAAGCGAGAGGGACATTTAAACTCTCTCGCTCTAAAATGAACACCATTTTAGCCCTGTGTGCGATGTTTATTTCCGCAGCGTCGTTTTACGCCACCTACCTGCAAGCAAAGGCTGCTCAGGAGCAAGTTTCCGCAGCCGAAAAGCAGCTAAAAACTGAAACCTGGCCATGGCTACAATTCAGCTATAGCAACTTTGATTTAGACTCCACTCAAGCAACGATTAGAGTCGATATTCGCAATTCAGGAACCGGACCTGCCATAATCCACTACATTAAGTACGAGTTTGATGGCGAAAATTACTTTGATGTTACCGAACTGATGGACGCTTGTTGCAACCTTAACGCCTATCAAGCAGCGCTTAGTGATGCTCAAGACGAAGAATCAAATATCAATTATCTAAAAAAGTTTGGCTGGTATGTTTCCAGTGCGCCACAAAAGATTTTGCTGGCAGATGGCGACACTTTCAACATTTTTACCATGCCAAAAAGCAATTTTAATCGTGGATTATGGGACAAAATTGATGCCCATAAGTCGGTTTTTAAGGCAGAGGCCTGCTACTGTTCTATACTAAAACAGTGCTATACCACGAACGAAAAAGCAGTGATCACTGAGGTACCTAGTTGTTCAACGACACCGATAAATTCTA
This window contains:
- a CDS encoding acyltransferase family protein, encoding MDHLNRRVELDWLRVIAFTILIFYHTAMLYVPNWGFHYKSAYTSVWLEYLMLVISPWRMLLIWFISGVALRYIFDKQGACTAMLFRTPLLLLPLLFGIWVVVPVQLYAEMQQNAGLTLGYVDFYKQFIDFNSPLFSQYQSGIWPHVDVNHLWYLRELWRFTLLLAVLHIVFNSKLQVMLRHCITLRWLTYLLSVLAFASLLWAQLALEGDSKREFQGFVFLLAGYLLAKHNRFWAWLARQGKVLLWVCAVNAMIILLLYHFYWLQQDTRTTFITWGGSLVLVLQRVCAVLLILALAARYLNRPHPLLTRLNKVVFPIYLWHQSVIIALALWLSRYQLGGVLEGLLVITGTLLFSGLLFWLVPKLGSLGLMVGYRAALLTNNKILWGVGCLLLLPLILRII
- a CDS encoding LysM peptidoglycan-binding domain-containing protein, which translates into the protein MKNLITPLLAAILLLNGCSQIQQPQQDEPTPDNSVRTGVNKPKNTVKDEAKTVVKTPYDPLAIDDLWLRIKDQLSFADSDDKRVKQRIDWYLRHPNYMDTISERAAPLLYYLVEEVEKRDMPIELALMPLIESDFNTQAYSHKHASGLWQLTPLIAKHYDAKINAWYDGRQDIVDSTRVALDFLQYLHKRFDGDWYHAIAAYNTGEGRVLAAIERNKKAGKPTDFFHLKLPRQTSHYVPKLLAASQLLKHDLMKFPKIPNRSLISVIKLEQQAILSDLKGWKEVEVLNPGYARFPALLGGPEHIVVPTARVSEWQTMLTHLPKMPANTWQHYTIRRGDSLSTIAKRYSLTVAELKAFNQLKSDRIRAGKKLILPILADKQLDYQIKHGDSLWRIAKQFNVSVAKLKQWNQLSTDRLKIGDTLLVFLSP
- a CDS encoding LytTR family DNA-binding domain-containing protein, with product MMFSRTFIQQYHPLMAMALLALFLAINSTLNAITLIMDANRDAQLDFALWEPFVWEYTSAAASLALIPVISWYLNAFPWQWHKPVNVAFSFFMASLLFCFGHVGIMVLLRETIYFSLQLDYNFHLSWFELIYEYQKDAWSLVFFIALIKGYQFSVSHMLGEASPIKQESDEGETLHKPIHHLLVRKLGKEFIVKVEEVEWLQSSGNYVNLHVNGRIYPLRSTLATLCQRLDPVGFVRIHRSFAINVSKVVSITPLASGDSEIALQSGKVLTLSRTYKTQFKHQLRIE
- a CDS encoding GMC family oxidoreductase N-terminal domain-containing protein, producing the protein MKPISSPLAAIQPHYDVLVIGSGYGGSIAASRMARAGKSVCLLERGREFLTGEFPDTELEAAGELQFNSQTGHKGSHLGLFDIHMHREQNVVVGCGLGGTSLINANVALPPVDAVLRDPVWPHAIRDDEDGLLEEGFSRAREMLKPALYPEHYPTLNKLKAHQQSANALEAPFNKVPINVCFATPEDGINHVGVEQQACNNCGDCVSGCNFNAKNTTRMNYLPDAWNHGAEIYCQASVRYLEKIDSGWRVFYQDMGTGAECFSAAPLFVEADIVILAAGTLGSNEILLRSQSRGLAISSQLGQHFTGNGDMLGFGYNCDSEIGGVGVGNLEPEGKAPTGPCITSAIDLREASERAQQMIIEEGSLPGAMAGVLPTALASAAGVVGLDTDHGFYDALEEQARVWQSQWRGAYHGAVKHTQTYLVMSHDDSQGVITLEQDKLNIRWPELGAQPNFHHASEKLLQATAALGGTYVKNPIWSPWLNNRLVTVHPLGGCRLAETGSEGVVNHKGQVFTGESDACYDSLYVSDGAIIPTSLAVNPLLTISALTERCCALIAKDRDWQIDYQLPSSRSRTAEPTTTGLAFTERMQGYFSRVVEPSTTSLQTYLAAYQLGQETNQTLSFVLTVTSMDLEVMLTDPQHKAHISGRVECNVLSDKPLIVRNGEFRLFERQAFPPNTRKMIYKMNLMAEDGKQYFFNAFKLIKDDPHSLDLWDDTTTLFVDIHEGEDTQGAVCGHGIMKIAPIDFVTQLATIRVSHAESKAARLKAIARFGQFFAGTLYQSYGSIFYQEKTHSGELVRKKRPLRAPTPEVYLFDTADHVQLSLTRYRGGDKGPVMLVHGLGVASSIFSTDMIDTNLVEYLVANQYDVWLLDYRVSILLPAAAKQSNGDQVAKYDYPAAVNKIRTITGADSIQAVVHCYGATTFFMSMLSGLSGVRSVVASQIAADVVVPMATKMKTGLHLPSFLERLGVDSLTARVPQQSNGLASLYDKALGLYALAEAQGRCNNDSCHRVTFMYASLYRHDQLTDLLHEHIDELFAEANIQTLEHLAAICRAGKLVDADGKDVYMPHINRLNVPTLFISGADNECYLPESTKKTYERLCLAFGEAKFTRKVIPNYAHIDCIFGRQADVDVFPHILNHLERY